Below is a window of Caballeronia insecticola DNA.
CCATACGATATCGCCATGCCCGTCATCAACGAACTCTTCGTGTATCCGATCAAGTCCTGCGCGGGCATCTCTCTGCCGCGCGCGACGCTTCTCGAAACCGGCCTCGCATATGACCGTCACTGGATGGTCACCAATCCCGCGGGCCGCATGTTCACGCAGCGCACGGAGCCGCGCATGGCGCTGATCCGCACCGCGTTCCACGGCGACGATCTCGTTCTCGATGCACCCGGCATGCCGACGCTGCGCACGCCCTTGCAGCTCGACGCGCTCGACAATGCACAGCCGCTGCGCGCGACCGTGTGGCGCGATACCGTCGATGCCCTCGACACGGGCGAGCACACCGCGCGCTGGTTCGGCGAGTTCCTGGGCACGCCCGCGCGTCTTGTGCGCTTTGCCCGCCAGGCGCGCCGCACGGTCGATGAAAAATGGACCGCGCCGCTCGTCACGCACACCCGTTTCGCCGATGGTTTTCCGCTGCTGGTGGTGAGTCAGGCATCGCTCGACGATCTCAACGCGCGCTTGTCGACGACAGGCGCGCCGGGCATTCCGGCGAATCGCTTCCGGCCGAATCTCGTGATCGGCGGGCTCGATGCCTACGAAGAGGATTATGTCGGCGAGATGCGCATTGCCGTGCCGGGACAGGACGTGCAATTGCGCCTCGTGAAGCTGTGCACGCGCTGCCCGATGCCGACTATCGATCAGGCTACCGGCGCGCCCGATCCGGCTTTCCCGCACGAACCGCTCGACACCATGAGCGGCTATCGCGCGAGCGCCCAGTTCGATGGCGCGCTGACCTTCGGCAAGAATGCGGTGGTCGTGCAAGGCGAGGGCGCGTCGCTTGAAGTCGGCCTCGACGTGGAAGCCGAACTCGAGTTCTGAGGCCAGACCCTAAGCGTCGAGCGCGGCTTTCGCGCAGAGTTCGTCGGTGACGAGGCCGCTCAGCCATTGTCCTTTCAGCGCGGCAATCAGTGCGTCGCGCTTGCGCTCGCCGCCCGCGAAACCGATCGTCGGGCGTTTGGGCGGCGTGTCGAGCTTGAGGCTCGTCACGCGCGCGCCGGTCTTCGACTGCACGCGATGGCCGTCGGCATCGATCGGCAGGCCGAGCCATTCGGCGACCGCGCCCGCGCTCATCAGTTCATCGACTTCGGCGCGCGTGATGAAGCCGTCCTCGTGCAGCGGACAGTTCTCGCCCACGTTGCCGATGCCGACGAACGCCACGTCCGCGCGTTGCGCGAGTTCATCGACGATGCGATACAGACGGTGATTGACCCACTGCGCGCGTTCGGCTTCGCTGTCGGCCATGAGCGGCGCGGGCAACATGAAGTGCTTGCCGCCGGTTTTCTCCGACAACTGCTGCGCGACGTCATAGCGATTCGACGAACCGTCCTGCGCGATGGCGCCGACCATCGACACGAAACGATGCTGCGGCCGGTCGATCTGCCCGATCTGCGCGACGCAGGCCTTGAGCGTGCGCCCGCTGCCGATCGACACGACGAGC
It encodes the following:
- a CDS encoding MOSC domain-containing protein, with the protein product MPVINELFVYPIKSCAGISLPRATLLETGLAYDRHWMVTNPAGRMFTQRTEPRMALIRTAFHGDDLVLDAPGMPTLRTPLQLDALDNAQPLRATVWRDTVDALDTGEHTARWFGEFLGTPARLVRFARQARRTVDEKWTAPLVTHTRFADGFPLLVVSQASLDDLNARLSTTGAPGIPANRFRPNLVIGGLDAYEEDYVGEMRIAVPGQDVQLRLVKLCTRCPMPTIDQATGAPDPAFPHEPLDTMSGYRASAQFDGALTFGKNAVVVQGEGASLEVGLDVEAELEF
- a CDS encoding sugar-binding transcriptional regulator; amino-acid sequence: MPKSTEKLDLATRAAWLYYVAGNTQNEIAEKLQISRPVAQRLVAFAVEKNLIRVRVDHRIADCLSLAKRLSDRYGLAMCEVVPIDGDAREQVDRKLAVAGAQVMERYLLEEKPLVVSIGSGRTLKACVAQIGQIDRPQHRFVSMVGAIAQDGSSNRYDVAQQLSEKTGGKHFMLPAPLMADSEAERAQWVNHRLYRIVDELAQRADVAFVGIGNVGENCPLHEDGFITRAEVDELMSAGAVAEWLGLPIDADGHRVQSKTGARVTSLKLDTPPKRPTIGFAGGERKRDALIAALKGQWLSGLVTDELCAKAALDA